A single region of the Vicia villosa cultivar HV-30 ecotype Madison, WI linkage group LG4, Vvil1.0, whole genome shotgun sequence genome encodes:
- the LOC131594252 gene encoding uncharacterized protein LOC131594252 yields MESNKQLEDGEKPLLNNSTSSHSHKPSLILNLISAMSLITAITFALLFFSLSPSKSTTSTARPLRKLPHPVVILISSDGFRFGYQFKTLTPNIHRLIHNGTEAQTGLIPVFPTLTFPNHYSIVTGLYPPHHGIINNFFTDPITGDKFTMASHESKWWLGQPLWETLANHGLTAATYFWPGSEVIKGLWTCPDRFCKHYNGSVDFEDRVDTVLGYFDLPLDQIPVFMTLYFEDPDHQGHQVGPDDDEVTDAVSRIDSIIGRLINGLEQKGFFEDVTIIMVGDHGMVGTCDQKLVFLDDLAPWVKIQQSWVHSYSPLLAIWPTGNYSAGDVVVKINEGLSSGKVENGNKLKVFLKEDLPQRLHYAESDRIPPIIGLVHEGYKVEQSRTGKKECGGAHGYDNAYFSMRTIFVGHGPQFARGKKIPSFENVEIYNLITSILNIKGAPNNGSDAFPKSVLLPNA; encoded by the coding sequence ATGGAAAGTAATAAACAACTTGAAGATGGAGAAAAACCACTCCTCAACAATTCAACTTCTTCTCACTCTCACAAAccatctctcattctcaatctCATCTCCGCCATGTCTCTCATCACCGCCATCACCTTCGCCCTTCTCTTCTTCTCCCTCTCCCCATCCAAATCCACCACCTCAACCGCCCGTCCCCTCCGCAAACTCCCCCACCCCGTCGTCATCCTCATTTCCTCCGACGGCTTCCGTTTCGGCTACCAATTCAAAACCCTAACCCCAAACATCCACCGTCTCATCCACAACGGCACCGAAGCTCAAACCGGCCTCATCCCCGTTTTCCCAACCCTAACTTTCCCCAATCATTACTCCATCGTCACTGGCCTCTACCCTCCCCACCACGGCATCATCAACAATTTCTTCACCGATCCAATCACCGGCGATAAATTCACCATGGCAAGTCACGAATCTAAATGGTGGTTGGGTCAACCTCTTTGGGAAACCCTCGCTAACCACGGTTTAACCGCCGCTACTTACTTTTGGCCTGGCTCTGAGGTAATCAAAGGCTTGTGGACTTGTCCTGATAGATTTTGTAAACATTATAATGGTTCTGTTGATTTTGAAGATAGAGTTGATACTGTTTTGGGGTATTTTGATTTGCCACTTGATCAAATTCCTGTTTTTATGACTCTTTATTTTGAGGACCCTGATCATCAAGGTCATCAAGTTGGACCGGACGATGACGAGGTTACGGATGCTGTTTCTAGAATTGATTCTATTATTGGGAGGCTTATTAATGGGTTGGAACAAAAAGGATTTTTTGAAGATGTTACTATTATTATGGTTGGTGATCATGGTATGGTTGGTACTTGTGATCAAAAGCTTGTTTTTTTAGATGATTTAGCTCCTTGGGTTAAGATTCAACAGAGTTGGGTTCATTCGTACTCGCCGTTGCTTGCGATTTGGCCGACGGGTAATTATTCGGCGGGAGATGTCGTGGTTAAGATTAATGAAGGGTTGAGTTCAGGGAAAGTTGAAAATGGGAACAAGTTGAAGGTGTTTTTGAAGGAAGATTTGCCTCAACGGCTTCATTATGCGGAGAGTGATAGGATTCCGCCGATTATTGGATTGGTTCATGAGGGTTATAAAGTGGAGCAGAGTAGGACGGGGAAGAAAGAGTGTGGTGGTGCTCATGGTTATGATAACGCCTATTTCTCCATGAGGACTATTTTTGTCGGGCATGGTCCTCAATTTGCAAGAGGGAAGAAGATACCTTCCTTTGAGAATGTTGAGATTTATAACTTGATTACTTCTATACTCAACATAAAGGGTGCACCTAATAACGGGTCTGATGCGTTTCCAAAGTCTGTTCTTCTACCAAATGCTTAA
- the LOC131594256 gene encoding protein OSB2, chloroplastic-like has product MNSLRRVWCSSNSALLRLRYRNSSYYYSTTTTTTARKSKSKFSKPTEVPFQPKLANSVNLIGSVNKPVQFETSPDGNPFAATVISSLDHNPSSLLIPVIFQGDLAHTANFHLKQNDVVHVVGQISTDPKHSKPQFQFQVMAQSLNFVQGYPLVKKASLTSNQKLDSSSEREDEEIKLSEKDVNSEQTEERDKRKSWKDVLNKSSRWEVVHSTKESPKGAVLESKTDGEIQPELKQTITTEKKYPDSLSNSWGYLLNDPKQWLDFRDSKRSGLVNPRYPDFKRKDGSVPIWIDKAPKWVLSKLEELEFDVPAVKPKQSKDSKGVESWNDLVQNPAKWWDNRLEKRNARGPDFKHKDTGVGLWLIDSPSWVLPKLPPVKPKQESAQTS; this is encoded by the exons ATGAATTCACTCCGGCGAGTATGGTGTTCGTCGAACTCGGCGCTACTCCGTCTCCGATATCGAAATAGTAGCTATTATtattccaccaccaccaccaccaccgctCGCAAATCCAAATCCAAGTTTTCAAAACCCACCGAGGTTCCATTTCAACCCAAACTCGCCAACTCCGTCAACCTAATCGGCTCCGTCAACAAGCCGGTTCAGTTCGAAACTTCTCCCGACGGTAACCCCTTCGCCGCCACCGTTATCTCCAGTCTCGACCATAATCCTTCTTCCCTATTGATTCCCGTTATATTTCAAGGCGATTTAGCTCATACCGCTAACTTTCATCTCAAACAAAACGATGTTGTTCATGTTGTTGGACAAATCAGTACTGATCCCAAACATTCTAAACCTCAGTTCCAGTTTCAG GTTATGGCACAAAGTCTTAACTTTGTTCAAGGTTATCCTCTTGTGAAGAAGGCTTCTTTAACTTCTAACCAAAAATTAGATTCTTCTTCTG AAAGAGAGGATGAAGAAATCAAGTTATCGGAGAAGGATGTCAATTCCGAGCAAACCGAGGAACGTGACAAAAGGAAATCCTGGAAGGATGTCCTTAATAAATCTAGTAGATGGGAGGTTGTTCATTCAACAAAG GAAAGTCCAAAAGGTGCAGTGCTCGAAAGCAAGACGGATGGTGAAATACAACCTGAACTGAAACAAACAATAA CCACCGAAAAGAAATACCCCGACTCTTTGTCAAATTCTTGGGGCTACCTACTAAATGATCCAAAACAGTGGTTGGATTTCCGTGATAGCAAACGCAGTGGATTG GTGAATCCAAGGTACCCTGATTTCAAGCGCAAGGATGGCAGTGTTCCCATCTGGATTGACAAGGCTCCAAAGTGGGTTCTGTCTAAACTAGAAGAACTGGAATTTGACGTTCCAGCTGTTAAACCCAAACAATCAAAGGATAGTAAAG GTGTTGAGTCCTGGAATGATTTGGTGCAAAATCCAGCTAAATGGTGGGATAATAGATTAGAAAAG AGGAATGCAAGAGGTCCAGATTTCAAGCACAAAGATACTGGTGTAGGGCTGTGGCTTATAGATTCACCAAGTTGGGTGTTACCAAAATTGCCACCCGTGAAGCCTAAACAAGAAAGTGCTCAAACTAGCTGA
- the LOC131594257 gene encoding phospholipase A2-alpha, with product MVVTQLLKCFVLLFFTFVFNLLTTPAYALNIGAETTGVAVSVSKECSRQCESSFCSVPPLLRYGKYCGLLYSGCPGEKPCDGLDACCMSHDQCVTAKNNDYLSQQCSQTFIDCMEKFKNTKAPTFKGNTCQADDVIEVIKVVMEAALLAGRVLHKP from the exons ATGGTTGTAACACAGTTATTAAAGTGTTTTGTTCTATTGTTTTTCACCTTTGTCTTCAATTTGTTAACCACTCCTGCTTATGCCCTCAACATAGGTGCTGAAACCACTGGAGTAGCTGTTTCTGTT AGCAAAGAGTGTAGCAGACAATGTGAGTCAAGTTTCTGCTCAG TGCCTCCATTGTTGAGATATGGAAAGTATTGTGGACTTTTGTATAGTGGATGCCCTGGTGAAAAACCTTGTGATGGCCTTGATGCATGTTGTATGAGCCATGATCAATGTGTCACAGCCAAAAATA ATGACTACTTGAGTCAACAGTGCAGCCAAACATTCATAGATTGCATGGAGAAATTTAAGAACACAAAGGCACCTACATTCAAAGGAAACACATGCCAAGCAGATGATGTTATTGAAGTAATCAAGGTAGTCATGGAAGCTGCTTTACTAGCTGGAAGAGTTTTACACAAGCCCTAA
- the LOC131598673 gene encoding cation transporter HKT1;3-like translates to MNILNSFLKKLQHLCNTSCQKLSFLAACFCRFILLRANPLCFQIVYFTSLSILGFGFLKALNSSSSQTPPKNLDLLFTSISATTVSSMSTIEMQIFSNSQLILITILMFIGGEVFTSMVGLHFIRSRLKTDLDKIASSHARLASLNPFILDQIHLELEMVTNTNEVHNKSHESLHSKSHESLHSKSHESLHNISHESLSTTNENLRYLSMKYLGYVVLGYILVLHFIGIFGVSLYLTIIPSTKQILKDKNLKMFTFSVFTIVSTFASCGFVPTNENMIVFKKNSGLLLMLIPQVLLGNTLYPPCLRFCIWVLGKFYKKRECGYLLKHSEEVGYKHLLKGKHSVFLVATVFGLLVVQVTLFCSLDWNSEGLKGMNYYEKFIGVLFQSINSRHTGETIVDISILSQAILVLFVLMMYLPPYTSFLPLKDSEIRTKRMKKTRGKVTENLIFSQLSYLTIFIILVCITERKKLKEDPLNFNVLNIVLEVISAYGNVGFSTGYSCERQLHREANCENKWIGFVGKWSDEGKIILMLVMLFGRLKKFNMDGGKPWKLL, encoded by the exons ATGAATATCTTAAattcttttttgaaaaagttgCAACACCTTTGTAACACATCATGCCAAAAACTTTCTTTCTTAGCAGCATGTTTTTGTCGTTTCATCCTCTTAAGAGCAAATCCATTATGCTTTCAAATTGTATATTTCACATCTCTTTCCATTTTAGGTTTTGGATTCCTCAAAGCTCTtaactcttcttcttcacaaacacCTCCTAAAAACTTAGATCTACTCTTCACTTCCATTTCAGCCACAACAGTTTCAAGCATGTCAACAATTGAAATGCAAATTTTCTCTAACTCTCAATTAATCTTAATCACCATTTTAATGTTCATAGGTGGTGAAGTCTTCACATCCATGGTAGGACTTCATTTCATTAGATCAAGACTCAAAACTGATTTAGATAAAATCGCTTCGTCTCATGCTCGTCTTGCTTCTCTAAACCCTTTCATTCTTGATCAAATTCATCTTGAACTTGAAATGGTCACAAACACAAACGAGGTACACAATAAATCACATGAATCTTTACATAGCAAATCACATGAATCTTTACATAGTAAATCACATGAATCTTTACATAATATATCACATGAATCTTTGAGTACTACAAATGAAAATTTAAGGTACTTGTCTATGAAATATTTAGGTTATGTAGTTCTTGGTTACATTCTAGTTCTCCATTTTATAGGTATATTTGGAGTGTCTCTTTACCTTACCATTATTCCTAGTACAAAACAAATACTAAAAGACAAGAATCTTAAAATGTTCACATTTTCTGTTTTTACTATAGTTTCAACTTTTGCAAGCTGTGGTTTTGTTCCAACAAACGAAAACATGATTGTTTTTAAGAAAAATTCCGGTCTTCTTCTTATGCTTATTCCACAAGTGCTTCTTGGGAACACATTGTATCCTCCATGCTTAAGGTTTTGCATATGGGTGTTGGGAAAATTCTACAAGAAGAGAGAGTGTGGTTATCTTTTGAAACATTCAGAGGAAGTTGGTTACAAACATTTGTTGAAGGGGAAACATTCAGTTTTTCTTGTGGCAACTGTTTTTGGGTTGCTTGTGGTTCAAGTTACATTGTTTTGTTCATTGGATTGgaattcagaaggtttgaaggGAATGAATTATTATGAGAAATTTATTGGTGTGTTGTTTCAAAGTATTAATTCAAGACATACTGGAGAAACTATTGTGGATATCTCAATTCTATCTCAAGCTATTTTGGTGTTGTTTGTGCTCATGAT GTACCTTCCTCCTTACACCTCATTCCTCCCATTGAAGGATTCAGAAATTAGAACTAAGAGGATGAAAAAGACAAGAGGAAAAGTTACTGAAAATTTGATATTCTCTCAACTCTCCTATTTAACCATTTTCATCATTCTAGTGTGCATAACTGAGAGGAAAAAATTGAAGGAAGATCCTCTCAATTTCAATGTTTTGAATATTGTTCTTGAAGTTATAAG TGCTTATGGGAACGTAGGATTTAGTACAGGATACAGTTGTGAAAGACAATTACATCGAGAAGCAAATTGTGAAAATAAGTGGATTGGATTTGTTGGAAAATGGAGCGATGAAGGAAAGATTATTCTTATGCTTGTTATGTTGTTTGGAAGACTCAAAAAATTCAATATGGATGGAGGCAAGCCATGGAAACTTCTCTAA